The Gillisia sp. Hel_I_86 genome has a segment encoding these proteins:
- the recR gene encoding recombination mediator RecR, which yields MDFSSKLLEQAVAEMSQLPGIGKRTALRLVLHLLKQPTAQTQQLAQALLDLKANIKLCKNCHNISDTEVCEICANPNRTREFVCVVEDIRDVMAIENTGQYRGLYHVLGGKISPMDGIGPSQLTIKSLVDKVKEGEVKEIIFALSSTLEGDTTNFYIFRQLEGLDIKTSTIARGISVGDELEYADEVTLGRSIANRIPFEGSLKN from the coding sequence ATGGATTTTTCTTCTAAATTATTGGAACAGGCTGTTGCAGAAATGTCGCAGTTACCGGGAATTGGCAAGCGAACTGCTTTGCGTCTTGTATTGCATTTGCTAAAGCAGCCCACGGCTCAAACCCAGCAACTCGCCCAAGCCCTGCTGGATTTGAAAGCAAATATTAAATTATGCAAGAATTGTCATAATATAAGTGATACCGAAGTTTGTGAAATTTGTGCAAACCCTAACAGAACAAGGGAATTTGTGTGTGTGGTAGAAGATATTCGGGATGTGATGGCCATAGAGAATACAGGTCAGTATCGCGGCTTATATCACGTGCTTGGAGGGAAAATAAGTCCGATGGATGGAATTGGGCCTTCGCAGCTAACAATAAAATCTTTGGTAGATAAAGTAAAAGAAGGAGAGGTTAAAGAAATTATTTTTGCTCTAAGCAGTACATTGGAAGGGGATACCACCAATTTTTATATTTTTAGACAACTAGAAGGCTTGGATATCAAAACTTCAACAATTGCACGAGGGATTTCTGTGGGGGACGAACTGGAATATGCAGATGAGGTTACCTTGGGAAGAAGCATTGCCAATAGAATTCCATTTGAAGGATCTTTGAAAAATTAG
- a CDS encoding sodium:solute symporter, whose protein sequence is MQPVYILLLIASYFGALLIISYFTGKNANNDAFFKANRQSPWYVVAFGMIGASLSGVTFISVPGWVEASQFSYMQVVLGYIVGYAVIGLVLLPLYYKMNLTSIYTYLESRFGRYSYKTGASFFLLSRVVGASFRLFLVANVLQIILFDALGIPFWATVVMTIALIWLYTFKSGIKTIVYTDTLQTLCMLIAVGVSIYYVSDSLGIQGSNLIGHIADSDFSKMFFFDDFKSADYFWKQFISGAFIAIVMTGLDQDMMQKNLTCRNLKDAQKNMFWFTIVLTFVNLVFLALGVLLTEYARLNGIDAFKDDLFPVIATQSGLGVGIATFFILGLIAAAYSSADSALTALTTSFSIDILDIEKKYEAAKQEIVRKRIHIAVSIVLILVIIIFKYIIKDESVIDKLIVFAGYTYGPLLGLYSFGLFTKWMVKDKWVPIIAILSPIVCYLISMNSEVWFGFEFGFFVLILNGALTFLGLILIRRKHH, encoded by the coding sequence ATGCAACCAGTTTACATCCTACTGTTAATAGCTTCCTATTTTGGGGCATTGTTAATCATCTCCTATTTTACCGGTAAAAATGCCAATAACGATGCATTTTTCAAAGCTAACAGGCAATCGCCTTGGTATGTTGTTGCTTTTGGGATGATAGGCGCCTCTCTTAGCGGCGTTACCTTTATATCAGTGCCTGGATGGGTAGAAGCCAGCCAGTTTAGTTATATGCAGGTGGTTTTAGGATATATTGTAGGTTACGCCGTGATTGGATTGGTACTGCTTCCTCTTTATTATAAAATGAACCTGACATCCATTTATACTTATTTGGAAAGTAGGTTTGGGAGATATTCGTATAAAACAGGAGCTTCTTTCTTTTTACTATCTCGAGTAGTTGGAGCAAGTTTCAGGTTGTTTTTAGTAGCCAATGTGTTGCAAATAATACTATTTGATGCCTTGGGAATCCCTTTTTGGGCAACTGTGGTTATGACCATTGCGCTAATTTGGTTGTACACCTTCAAATCTGGAATTAAGACCATTGTTTATACCGATACATTGCAAACCCTTTGTATGCTGATTGCTGTGGGAGTTAGTATCTACTATGTCTCTGACAGTTTAGGAATACAAGGAAGCAATTTAATTGGGCATATTGCAGATAGTGACTTTTCCAAGATGTTCTTTTTCGATGATTTTAAAAGTGCCGATTATTTCTGGAAACAATTTATATCTGGGGCTTTTATAGCAATCGTTATGACAGGTTTGGACCAAGATATGATGCAGAAAAACCTCACTTGCAGGAATTTGAAAGATGCACAAAAGAACATGTTTTGGTTTACAATTGTACTCACCTTTGTAAATTTGGTGTTTTTGGCATTAGGGGTTTTACTTACAGAATACGCTAGGCTGAATGGAATAGACGCCTTTAAAGATGATCTCTTTCCAGTGATTGCCACACAAAGCGGATTAGGGGTTGGGATTGCGACTTTCTTTATTCTAGGGTTGATTGCTGCTGCTTACAGTAGCGCAGATAGTGCCCTTACTGCATTAACCACTTCTTTTAGCATCGATATATTGGATATCGAAAAAAAATATGAAGCCGCTAAACAAGAAATTGTAAGAAAGCGAATCCATATAGCGGTTTCAATCGTGCTAATACTTGTAATTATAATTTTTAAATATATTATAAAAGATGAAAGCGTAATTGACAAACTCATTGTTTTTGCAGGATACACCTACGGTCCTTTGCTAGGGCTTTATAGTTTTGGACTCTTTACAAAATGGATGGTAAAAGATAAATGGGTGCCAATAATCGCCATTTTATCCCCAATAGTATGCTATTTGATTAGTATGAATAGCGAAGTATGGTTTGGGTTCGAATTTGGCTTTTTTGTCCTTATCCTAAACGGGGCTTTAACCTTTCTAGGTTTAATATTGATTCGTAGAAAGCATCACTAA
- a CDS encoding CoA-binding protein — MKKKTLVLGASLNNARYSNLAIERLVRNNQPTVAVGLRAGTVNGVTINSEMVDFEDIDTITLYLNAKRQEEFYEYIIDLQPKRVIFNPGTENPVLYDLLRKNNIEFQNACTLVMLSTNQY, encoded by the coding sequence ATGAAAAAGAAAACCTTGGTCCTTGGAGCTTCATTAAATAACGCTCGTTACTCTAATCTGGCAATAGAACGTTTGGTGAGAAATAATCAACCCACGGTGGCAGTAGGCCTGAGAGCAGGAACGGTAAATGGAGTTACAATTAATTCAGAAATGGTGGATTTTGAAGATATAGACACTATAACCCTATACCTCAATGCAAAAAGACAGGAAGAATTTTACGAGTATATCATCGATTTACAGCCAAAAAGGGTAATTTTTAACCCAGGCACAGAAAATCCTGTGCTGTATGACCTATTGCGTAAAAACAACATAGAATTTCAGAATGCCTGTACCTTAGTGATGCTTTCTACGAATCAATATTAA